A region from the Pseudomonas sp. P8_229 genome encodes:
- a CDS encoding undecaprenyl-diphosphate phosphatase: protein MDLWTALQALILGVVEGLTEFLPISSTGHQIIVADLLDFGGERAMAFNIIIQLGAILAVVWEFRRKILDVVIGLPTQPSARRFTANLLIAFLPAVVLGVIFADLIHQYLFNPITVATALVIGGVIMLWAERRQHEVHAETVDEITWKDALKVGFAQCLAMIPGTSRSGSTIIGGLLFGLSRKTATEFSFFLAMPTMVGAAVYSGYKYRHLFVPADFPVFAIGFITAFIFAMIAVRGLLKFIASHSYAAFAWYRIVFGLVILATWQFGWVDWSAAKP from the coding sequence ATGGATCTTTGGACCGCCTTGCAGGCACTGATTCTTGGAGTTGTAGAGGGGCTGACGGAGTTTTTGCCCATTTCCAGTACCGGACACCAGATCATTGTTGCCGACTTGCTCGACTTCGGCGGCGAACGGGCCATGGCGTTCAACATCATTATTCAGCTCGGCGCGATCCTCGCGGTGGTCTGGGAATTTCGCCGCAAGATCCTCGACGTGGTGATTGGCTTGCCGACCCAGCCGAGTGCGCGACGCTTCACCGCCAACCTGCTGATCGCTTTCCTGCCGGCGGTGGTGTTGGGGGTGATTTTTGCCGACTTGATCCACCAATACCTGTTCAACCCGATCACCGTGGCGACCGCGTTGGTAATCGGCGGGGTGATCATGTTATGGGCCGAACGCCGCCAGCATGAAGTGCATGCCGAAACCGTTGACGAGATCACTTGGAAGGACGCGTTGAAGGTCGGTTTCGCCCAGTGCCTGGCGATGATTCCCGGCACCTCGCGCTCTGGCTCGACGATCATCGGCGGTCTGCTGTTCGGCCTGTCGCGCAAGACCGCCACCGAGTTCTCGTTCTTTCTGGCGATGCCGACCATGGTCGGCGCGGCGGTTTACTCCGGTTACAAGTATCGCCACCTGTTCGTGCCGGCAGATTTCCCGGTGTTCGCCATCGGCTTCATCACCGCGTTCATCTTCGCCATGATCGCCGTGCGCGGTCTGCTCAAGTTCATTGCCAGCCACAGCTACGCGGCATTCGCCTGGTATCGGATTGTCTTCGGTCTGGTGATTCTCGCAACCTGGCAGTTCGGCTGGGTCGACTGGTCGGCGGCCAAGCCATGA
- a CDS encoding DUF1294 domain-containing protein, with amino-acid sequence MNDSRARRPDGRPSGGGVQHLKLKLAVLLIVCALPAFGALSMWLRGISLVPLTAYGVVSVLTFFMYWADKRKARADAWRTPENILHALELAGGWPGALIAQQVFRHKTRKVSFQILFWAIVALHQVFWIDQLFLGSNLLSLF; translated from the coding sequence ATGAATGATTCACGCGCCCGTCGCCCGGACGGGCGCCCGTCCGGTGGCGGCGTTCAGCATCTGAAACTGAAACTGGCGGTATTGCTGATCGTCTGCGCATTGCCGGCATTCGGCGCGCTGTCGATGTGGCTGCGCGGGATCTCGCTGGTGCCGCTGACCGCCTATGGTGTGGTCAGCGTGTTGACGTTCTTCATGTACTGGGCGGACAAGCGCAAGGCCCGCGCCGATGCCTGGCGCACCCCGGAGAACATCCTGCACGCACTGGAACTGGCCGGCGGCTGGCCCGGCGCGCTGATCGCCCAGCAGGTGTTCCGGCACAAGACGCGCAAGGTGTCGTTTCAGATTCTGTTCTGGGCGATCGTGGCGTTGCACCAGGTGTTCTGGATTGATCAGCTGTTTCTCGGCTCGAACCTGCTTTCACTGTTCTAA
- a CDS encoding MmcQ/YjbR family DNA-binding protein gives MTKGKMNEADVAAFCLALPGAREDYKWGGVRVFSIAGNKMFALQGLRGDSLAFKVDRDLFLGHCDRPGIHPAPYLARAQWIIMHPPYPLGAEELRGLLTRSHQLVVSKLPKKTQVGLLL, from the coding sequence ATGACCAAGGGAAAGATGAACGAAGCGGATGTCGCGGCCTTCTGCCTGGCCTTGCCGGGCGCGCGGGAGGATTACAAATGGGGTGGCGTGCGGGTGTTTTCGATCGCCGGCAACAAGATGTTCGCCTTGCAGGGGCTACGCGGAGATTCGTTGGCGTTCAAGGTCGACAGGGATCTGTTTCTCGGCCATTGCGACCGTCCGGGCATTCATCCGGCGCCTTATCTGGCGCGGGCACAGTGGATCATCATGCACCCGCCCTACCCGCTGGGCGCCGAGGAATTGCGCGGATTGCTGACGCGATCGCATCAGTTGGTGGTGAGCAAGCTGCCGAAGAAAACCCAAGTTGGATTACTGCTTTGA
- a CDS encoding LysR substrate-binding domain-containing protein — translation MQDLNDLYYFAKVVEAGGFAAAGRLLGIPKSRLSRRIAELEERLGARLLQRTTRQLNLTAVGERYLRHCQAMLLEAEMADEAVASMSSEPRGRLRVSCPTGLAREMLPWVISEFLGKFPQVQLEVVLLNRRVDLVAEGFDVALRVRELGDEDPLLVTRRLRQAQMVVVASPAFVEGKTITHPQDLKNLPVLGALEADRMVHVRLLDQQGHSVELNMEARLGIDDFIVRKACVLAGQGFTLLPMMYCEGDLESGALVQLLPEWSLPGGWLQAVYPHRRGVMPAVRAWIDHLVESFNACGERLL, via the coding sequence GGGCGCTTGCTGGGCATTCCCAAGTCACGGTTGTCACGGCGCATTGCCGAACTTGAAGAGCGTCTGGGCGCCCGCCTGCTGCAGCGCACCACCCGCCAGTTGAACCTGACCGCTGTCGGCGAACGTTACCTGCGTCACTGTCAGGCCATGCTGCTCGAAGCGGAAATGGCCGACGAAGCTGTCGCCAGCATGTCCAGCGAGCCGCGCGGCCGCTTGCGCGTGTCGTGTCCAACCGGTCTGGCGCGAGAAATGTTGCCCTGGGTGATCAGTGAGTTCCTCGGCAAATTTCCTCAGGTGCAACTGGAGGTGGTGCTGCTCAATCGGCGGGTGGATCTGGTTGCAGAAGGGTTCGACGTAGCGCTGCGCGTGCGGGAACTCGGCGATGAAGATCCGTTGCTGGTGACCCGCCGTCTGCGCCAGGCGCAAATGGTGGTGGTGGCCAGCCCGGCATTTGTCGAGGGCAAAACAATCACCCACCCGCAAGACCTGAAGAACCTGCCGGTACTCGGCGCGCTGGAAGCCGACCGCATGGTGCACGTACGCTTGCTCGATCAACAGGGCCACAGCGTCGAACTGAACATGGAAGCGCGGCTGGGCATCGATGACTTCATCGTGCGCAAGGCCTGTGTGCTGGCCGGCCAAGGTTTTACCCTGTTGCCGATGATGTATTGCGAAGGCGATCTTGAGAGCGGTGCGCTGGTGCAATTGCTGCCCGAGTGGTCGTTGCCTGGTGGCTGGTTGCAGGCGGTGTATCCGCATCGACGCGGGGTGATGCCGGCGGTGCGGGCGTGGATCGATCATCTGGTCGAATCGTTCAATGCGTGTGGGGAGCGACTGTTATGA